Genomic window (Helicoverpa zea isolate HzStark_Cry1AcR chromosome 9, ilHelZeax1.1, whole genome shotgun sequence):
CCCTAACCATTCCGGTGCCAGAAGGTGTAGACAAGCCAGTTTCACCGAAAATTGAGAAGATTGTCTCTGAAATCACAACGTTAAACCTCCTTGAAGTATCAGAGCTTAGTCAAGTATTGAAGAAGAGATTGAATCTTCCCGACGCCCCTGTAATGCCTATGGGGGGCTTTGCTATGGCTGCCCCGGCTGCTCAGGATGAAGAAGAAGCTACCCCTAAAGCTGTGAAGACTAGCTTCACTGTAAGTATACTGATAGACTAGAATTGAAAGGCCTTCAAATACAATATTCATAGACAAGATTCTCAAGGACTTGCCGCTAAATAGAACCTTATTTCACTGTAATGTAACCtctttttcttaattaattttccAGGTAAAACTCACCAAGTTTGATGACAAACAGAAAGTGGCTCTGATCAAGGAGGTCAAGAGCCTTCTAGAAGGATTCAACCTGGTACAAGCTAAGAAGTTTGTTGAAAGCGTTCCTACAGTTGTGAAGGCTGACGTGTCTAAAGATGAAGCAGAGAAACTGAAAGAAGCCCTGACCAAGGTTGGAGGCATCATAGAAATAGAATAGACAAGTTGTTATGTTAGGTTAAGGTTTTAGTGTgtaaattacttagaaaattaccaaaataaaaaataatgcatttcaTTATGTCTTTTCAATCAGTCTCTAAAGCTCATTGAAATACAGTTTTTTAGAGACCACTGAGATTTAAACTGTTTGAGGCACAAAATTGGAGCTAATCAAGTTACTCCTGACCCACAAATACattaaatagatattatttacaGGCTAATAGTGTACAGTTATGTAGTCTCTGGCAGATCTTGCATACTTATACAGTCTTTTCTTCTTTTTGTCTACTTCCCCTATATGTATACTCCCTTTTGTAATCACTCTAAAAACATTACTAGGTactttatgtactctccctctataggtaggtactagttttaatacttacatattacCCCTATCTGCTAATATACTACGCCTATGTCTTTCCATTTACTACCCTTAAGTACTCTAATGTTGGTACATATGAAGTAGTCCCCTAGGTAGGTAGTCTCCATATTTACTTCTTTATGTACTCTTCGCATGCTTGCCCTCTGTATTCCCCATATAGGTATGCTATTTACCCCTTCGTACCTGCCAAGAAGTAACAAATAGGTAATAGAATTTTCAAGCATATCATAAGCATAATTTTATTGGcctcaaaaattaatatttcaacattTATTGGAGTGCCTGTCGCTATCTTGTGAGCAAAGTTCAACAACCTAGCCAATGTCACGGTCGCATGCTAATAGTTTACTGTCAGGCGCTTAAAAGTTTCATTTAACAATgtcagataataatataatatttactatatataggtaagtaataaCGAATATATCATAATAGATCATAATTTCGTATCCATTTTATTTATGACAAGATAAGAAGATAACAAATCTATGAagtgtttattatattaagtattgTACGCTCTTAATTGAATCCATACCTAATACAAAAACTGAACCTGTACCTGATGGTTGTTGACAGATGTACCTAAGTAAACACAGAAGGCCTTGATTGATTGTGACGATGTCATGAACCTACACATTATTGAGGTAGATTTATTAATCTCCTAATACATTCTACAAATGATACCACACAGAGACGTCCTGCTACTGTCACGTTACGGACGCACACAGTGAAAACGTGATTACCACAATTATGTATTACGTATTTTCGTTTTTGGCCTTGCAGGACTGAACTCGAGAAACAAGTTATTTGTTTCCTAGTCCGCGCTTAGCTGTCAAGTAGCATCGATGGGTATTATTAGAAGTTAAGGTGATAAAAACATACAGTgataaacttaaataattttagagtTTTTGAGATTTTATCGGGCGTATATTTTCTGTAGAACGACGAATCATTGAAAGTGACGTGTGTTTATATACATGGGCACGTTATCAAATCTACAGACAGGTTGATAAAAATGTAATCGTGGGGTGAAATACAgtgtcaggggcccgattctcctaagttaataatgtcaaaatcgaataggaatcgaatcgcaatatgatcgtaatagcagttttaaccatatcgggcattctgctactaataaaagaccaatcgtattcgattgacatttgattggtgtgcgattggtctgctattttggtgattttggtctatacggtagtttgctgtacaatcattttgcaatcgtaaatcatttgcagacaaaatgattcattattgaatgacagaaaaggataaaaacgtttatttcaaagaaaaaatagcggaatgccacatacgcttcaatcgtaatcgagtcgggattggatatcagtcgaatcgagtcgaacgtgaatcgtatgacgcttaagtaaaattaggagaatcgggccccagttatcATTAGCAAGCAGAAGATGGAAGTGAGTAACCACTTGAAAAAGTTCAAATTACTGTTGGACTATGTGTTTGAAGGCAAAGTTGTGTTGAATGAGAATACGACAGAgaagttgttaaagtttttagaAGACCGCAGTGATAACAGTGAGTACCTGTGTTAGTGATGTTGTGTTGTTTTGTAATAGAGGTACGGCGCATACACATTACACTGCAGCGTTTTTTCGACTAAACTCGTACACTTGATGggaattctataaaaaaatttaGGGGACTAGTATCCTAGGGGGCTAGTGCAGCCTCACCGCAGCAGCGAAGTTACCGCTGCCGACGCGGCGTAATGTGTAGGTATAAACGCATTTATGCAAACTTTATCCATGTAAGTACCTGATGCAACAAAGTAATGGGTGGGTAACTATAGCCATAAAAAACAACG
Coding sequences:
- the LOC124632947 gene encoding 39S ribosomal protein L12, mitochondrial, producing MNGIRIMKGLQWRSFSRCAILRQEVAQAAPSLTIPVPEGVDKPVSPKIEKIVSEITTLNLLEVSELSQVLKKRLNLPDAPVMPMGGFAMAAPAAQDEEEATPKAVKTSFTVKLTKFDDKQKVALIKEVKSLLEGFNLVQAKKFVESVPTVVKADVSKDEAEKLKEALTKVGGIIEIE